From Blastocatellia bacterium, the proteins below share one genomic window:
- the ndhC gene encoding NADH-quinone oxidoreductase subunit A gives MTETLNFLPILLTFAIATLLAIGLAFAPRFLAVRRPTPEKAIPYECGKDPIGSARERFSVAFYLVAMIFILFDIEAVFLIPWGVVFRDLAREVSGGFVFAEMMIFLAVLIAGYIYAWKKGVFDWHR, from the coding sequence ATGACCGAGACGTTGAATTTTCTGCCGATTCTGCTGACCTTTGCGATCGCGACGCTTCTAGCCATCGGCTTGGCCTTCGCGCCCCGATTCTTAGCTGTGCGACGACCAACACCGGAGAAGGCGATCCCCTATGAATGCGGGAAGGATCCGATCGGGTCAGCGCGCGAGCGGTTCTCGGTGGCGTTCTATCTGGTGGCGATGATCTTCATCCTATTCGACATCGAGGCGGTCTTCCTCATCCCCTGGGGAGTAGTGTTTCGCGACTTGGCGCGCGAGGTATCCGGGGGATTCGTCTTCGCGGAGATGATGATCTTCCTCGCGGTTTTGATCGCGGGGTACATTTACGCCTGGAAGAAGGGCGTCTTCGATTGGCATCGGTGA